In Salmonella enterica subsp. enterica serovar Typhimurium str. LT2, a single window of DNA contains:
- a CDS encoding putative integrase, producing the protein MSRLAQDMKKLAHRAGGSHKTVHDREQMAQRFARHLLAQNIQVTSTCQLKARHIAGYIHEWLAQGISLRTLQNEMAMVRSILAEAGRTQLSQSELISNQSLGISGASCDGTHRAIPDALYHQVLDRVHHIDAGLAASLQLARVMGLRGQEAVQCCQSLKTWDKQLEKGAERLPVIFGTKGGRPRMTQVTDREAVRQAVKEALGIAGERNGHLIDKPDLKSAMDYWHNHLRDTGLTGEYSPHSLRYAWAQDAIRYYEEQGLSHKEALAVTSTDLGHGDGRGIYIEQVYGYTD; encoded by the coding sequence ATGTCGCGACTGGCGCAGGATATGAAAAAACTGGCGCACCGCGCAGGTGGCAGCCACAAAACCGTCCACGACCGCGAACAGATGGCGCAGCGTTTTGCCCGTCATTTGCTGGCGCAGAATATTCAGGTCACCAGCACCTGCCAGCTCAAAGCCAGACACATCGCGGGATATATTCATGAATGGCTGGCGCAGGGTATTTCTCTGCGAACGCTACAGAATGAGATGGCAATGGTGCGCTCTATTCTGGCTGAAGCCGGACGCACACAACTCAGCCAGTCAGAATTAATCAGCAACCAGTCGCTCGGTATCAGTGGTGCCAGCTGTGACGGGACGCACCGGGCCATTCCGGATGCACTTTACCATCAGGTACTGGACCGGGTTCATCATATCGACGCAGGCCTCGCAGCCAGCCTGCAACTGGCGCGGGTGATGGGGCTGCGCGGTCAGGAAGCAGTACAGTGCTGCCAGTCGCTGAAAACCTGGGATAAACAGCTGGAAAAAGGGGCTGAACGTCTGCCGGTGATCTTCGGCACCAAAGGCGGGCGACCACGCATGACACAGGTGACGGACCGGGAAGCGGTTCGTCAGGCAGTGAAAGAGGCGCTTGGGATTGCCGGGGAGCGTAACGGGCATCTCATTGACAAGCCGGATCTGAAATCTGCAATGGACTACTGGCACAACCATCTCCGCGATACCGGGCTGACGGGGGAATACTCTCCCCACTCCCTGCGCTATGCCTGGGCGCAGGATGCGATCCGCTATTACGAAGAGCAGGGTCTGAGCCATAAAGAGGCGCTGGCGGTAACTTCAACGGATCTGGGCCATGGTGATGGGCGGGGAATATATATTGAGCAGGTATACGGGTATACTGATTGA
- a CDS encoding putative inner membrane protein, whose product MKISYLKSSPSMIEVLKNNYEAFIIQNYKFNHLGLFHDEDSIYAVIQNYKESNTTLDEIQELYNYRFKTAGVPGPTFTEEVKDNYIKIDLRNTYEKVSLFGQPFNAFEFNNNIRIAIPSKFHPFHVDMKWSDNSFTFTFNKELTPNDIDEIILICESLGFYGYKYNIKTDHELPDYNHQIKKSNTQGNLTLVASQYLRNNQPKEILEKYEEDQDFWTEKRANIFSDVNLTKDECLIDSFRKSQNRCFVDASVFPRNNIREYISLYDTVIIAIPLADSPNSQSFYDIFKISKIELLELVRRGRIKFVAFQNLQRYDSNFLADVLSVDPECVLFSRRLAAATLLAIREKTGLFGFAFDSSTQYNLLKECYNSKVDALKILAESLSENIAFFEYGINQRGALGISQFCGASFAAQIYKSRGRDYGIELMTSAMSLEFSLGLGAHHFPFEHTGYSEVNACKILNGIYNGVQQSQNELREMEIQTLLSNIFTINNDMNVLELDDILSKYSRRMIPQILQEYAHLTPEELSFKIYSLNKDIKAIEKRKQNLSILDLSGFAPVVAGAVMEYKGLSGAGYIALLPWIFKLLKVTTNNSKIFSNEIFSNLEALTLNTPRNTMLVHKIRQDMPK is encoded by the coding sequence ATGAAAATTTCATATTTAAAATCATCTCCGTCAATGATTGAAGTTTTAAAAAATAACTATGAAGCATTTATAATTCAAAACTATAAATTCAATCACTTAGGTTTATTTCATGACGAAGACAGTATTTATGCTGTAATACAGAATTACAAAGAATCTAATACTACGTTAGATGAAATACAAGAACTTTACAACTACAGATTTAAAACCGCAGGTGTTCCGGGACCAACGTTTACAGAAGAAGTAAAAGACAACTATATAAAAATAGATCTTAGAAATACATATGAAAAAGTAAGTTTATTTGGCCAACCATTTAACGCATTCGAATTTAATAATAACATACGCATAGCCATACCATCTAAATTTCATCCTTTTCATGTTGACATGAAGTGGTCCGACAACAGTTTTACATTTACCTTCAATAAAGAACTTACTCCTAATGATATTGATGAAATCATTTTAATATGTGAAAGCTTAGGTTTTTATGGTTATAAATACAATATTAAAACAGACCATGAACTACCTGATTATAATCATCAAATAAAGAAAAGTAATACACAAGGAAATCTTACATTAGTTGCGAGTCAATACCTTAGGAATAATCAACCTAAAGAAATCTTGGAGAAATATGAAGAGGATCAAGACTTTTGGACAGAAAAAAGAGCCAATATTTTTTCAGATGTCAATCTAACCAAGGATGAATGTCTTATTGATTCATTCAGAAAGAGTCAAAACAGATGCTTTGTCGATGCCAGTGTATTTCCACGAAATAACATAAGAGAATATATATCACTGTATGACACTGTAATCATTGCAATTCCATTAGCAGATTCACCCAATAGTCAGAGTTTTTATGACATTTTTAAAATAAGCAAGATTGAGCTGTTAGAGTTAGTTCGACGTGGACGTATAAAATTCGTCGCATTCCAAAATCTCCAGCGGTATGATTCAAATTTTTTGGCGGATGTTCTGTCTGTTGATCCAGAATGTGTATTATTTTCAAGAAGATTAGCCGCCGCGACATTATTAGCAATTAGAGAAAAAACAGGATTATTTGGATTCGCATTTGATAGCAGCACTCAATATAACTTATTGAAAGAATGCTACAATTCAAAAGTCGATGCACTTAAAATATTAGCAGAGTCGTTATCGGAAAATATAGCATTTTTTGAGTATGGCATAAATCAAAGAGGTGCATTGGGTATTAGTCAATTTTGTGGGGCAAGCTTTGCAGCCCAAATATATAAATCACGCGGTCGCGATTATGGTATTGAGCTAATGACAAGCGCAATGTCACTTGAGTTCTCACTAGGGCTAGGGGCACATCACTTTCCCTTTGAGCACACAGGTTATTCTGAGGTAAATGCCTGTAAAATCCTTAATGGCATATATAATGGAGTTCAGCAATCACAAAATGAACTTCGAGAAATGGAGATACAGACTTTACTATCAAATATTTTCACTATTAATAACGACATGAATGTTCTCGAGTTAGATGACATCTTAAGCAAATACAGTCGACGTATGATCCCACAAATATTACAAGAGTATGCCCATCTGACACCTGAAGAATTAAGCTTTAAGATATACTCTCTAAATAAAGATATTAAAGCAATTGAAAAGAGGAAGCAAAACTTGTCTATTTTAGACTTGTCAGGTTTTGCCCCAGTAGTTGCAGGGGCAGTAATGGAGTATAAGGGACTATCGGGAGCGGGTTATATTGCGTTGCTACCATGGATTTTCAAATTATTAAAAGTCACCACCAATAATTCAAAGATATTCAGCAATGAAATATTTAGTAATTTAGAAGCTTTAACTTTAAATACTCCAAGAAACACAATGTTGGTACATAAAATAAGACAAGACATGCCTAAATAG
- a CDS encoding putative inner membrane protein, whose protein sequence is MLIIIALLWCKKDIRDSFYQLIKTFFHKQILTVLGFAVVWTSICIVLFYEIGVWSTDNLKTTLVWVITYAFVTIFETHKIKSSKYYFKSQIKETIGLSALLTFILELQSFSFAIEFIIYPIMLFLGLLAVVANTKKETEKIGATIKVVLGVFVIFYFAHSFFVSIMSPSVTFSWANLTELLTPVLLSFSFMPFIYMLYLYQAYETKLLGLKIYFDDEALFNYAKKLAICFFRTDLDALNRWVRNIHINEIKTKEGIKASLKDVKLRKKIESNPPEVDNKYGWSPFLAKDFLVGKGVDTNDYHFSFDTWISCSHMIEIGNDGLFRDSVAYYLYGDEYAAKKLKLRANINNSPISNCSKNTISLLAEELISKALGDDDFNINELFSKIPVMIKKDNRYVSITKEDFASQNGGYTLEVVIEIEGYSSKDH, encoded by the coding sequence ATGTTAATAATCATTGCTCTGCTTTGGTGTAAAAAGGATATTAGAGATTCTTTTTATCAACTTATCAAAACATTTTTCCATAAACAAATTTTGACAGTATTAGGATTTGCGGTTGTTTGGACGTCTATTTGTATTGTGCTTTTTTATGAAATTGGTGTTTGGAGTACAGATAATCTTAAGACCACTTTGGTATGGGTAATTACATATGCTTTCGTAACAATCTTTGAAACACATAAAATAAAGAGCAGTAAGTATTATTTTAAATCACAAATCAAAGAAACGATTGGATTAAGTGCTCTACTTACATTTATTCTTGAACTACAAAGTTTTTCCTTTGCTATAGAGTTTATAATATACCCTATTATGCTTTTTTTAGGGTTGCTGGCTGTCGTAGCTAATACGAAAAAAGAAACAGAAAAAATCGGAGCGACGATAAAGGTAGTGCTAGGCGTTTTCGTTATATTTTATTTTGCCCATTCATTTTTTGTTTCAATTATGTCGCCTTCGGTAACGTTTTCTTGGGCTAATCTTACTGAACTTCTGACGCCAGTTTTATTATCATTTTCGTTTATGCCATTTATTTATATGCTTTACCTTTATCAAGCTTATGAAACTAAGTTATTAGGATTAAAAATATATTTTGACGATGAGGCTCTGTTTAATTATGCAAAAAAATTAGCGATTTGCTTCTTTAGAACAGATCTTGATGCTCTTAATCGCTGGGTAAGAAACATACATATTAATGAAATTAAGACGAAAGAAGGAATTAAGGCAAGTTTAAAAGACGTAAAATTACGGAAAAAAATCGAATCTAATCCACCCGAAGTAGATAATAAATATGGGTGGTCACCATTCTTAGCCAAAGATTTTCTTGTTGGAAAAGGAGTTGACACCAATGATTATCATTTCAGTTTTGATACTTGGATATCATGTAGTCATATGATTGAGATTGGTAATGATGGTTTATTTCGTGATAGTGTTGCATATTATTTATATGGAGATGAATATGCTGCTAAGAAACTCAAGTTAAGAGCTAATATAAATAATTCACCCATATCAAATTGTTCAAAAAATACCATTTCATTGCTTGCGGAAGAATTAATATCAAAAGCATTAGGGGATGATGACTTTAATATTAATGAGCTATTTAGTAAGATCCCAGTTATGATAAAGAAAGATAATCGCTATGTGTCTATTACCAAAGAGGATTTTGCAAGCCAGAATGGTGGGTATACTTTAGAAGTTGTTATAGAGATCGAGGGTTATTCTTCAAAAGATCACTAA
- a CDS encoding putative integrase (similar to E. coli prophage CP4-57 integrase (AAC75670.1); Blastp hit to AAC75670.1 (413 aa), 47% identity in aa 1 - 185), with amino-acid sequence MAKIAKKLTDTEIKSTKPADKEINLFDGDGLILRIAPLAKGGKKNWYFRYAVPVTKKRTKVSLGTYPHLTLAKARALRDEYLSLLANGIDPLVHNTQKANALKDATEHTFQAVAKKWLDEKVKTSGISRDHANDIWRSLERNIFPGLGNVPINEIRPKLLKQHLDPIEQRGVLETLRRLISRLNEIFRWAATEELTRR; translated from the coding sequence ATGGCAAAAATCGCTAAGAAGCTCACTGACACTGAAATCAAAAGCACTAAGCCAGCCGATAAAGAAATCAACTTGTTTGACGGTGATGGTCTGATTCTACGAATCGCTCCTTTGGCGAAGGGAGGGAAGAAAAATTGGTATTTCAGATATGCAGTGCCTGTGACCAAAAAGCGAACTAAGGTGAGCTTAGGAACCTATCCTCATCTTACACTTGCCAAGGCACGAGCTTTACGTGATGAATACTTGTCGTTGCTTGCAAATGGTATAGACCCACTAGTTCATAACACCCAGAAAGCCAATGCCCTAAAAGATGCAACGGAACATACATTTCAAGCAGTAGCCAAGAAGTGGCTTGATGAGAAAGTCAAAACGTCAGGCATCTCCCGGGACCATGCTAACGACATCTGGCGAAGTCTTGAACGAAATATTTTCCCCGGTCTGGGTAATGTGCCAATCAATGAGATCCGTCCCAAGCTCTTAAAACAGCATCTTGATCCAATTGAACAACGAGGAGTACTGGAAACTTTGCGACGGCTCATTTCCAGGTTGAATGAAATCTTCCGTTGGGCGGCTACAGAAGAGCTGACCCGCAGATAA
- a CDS encoding putative integrase core domain protein gives MQAAAERYPRYGFPKLFQVLRRQGYMWNHKRIHRIYCLLKLDFRRKGKQRLPVRNPSPLATPEALNQSWSVDFMHDALVCGRRFRTFNVVDDFNREALSIEIDLNLPALRVVRVLDRIAANRGYPVMLRMDNGPEFISLALAEWAEQHAVKLEFI, from the coding sequence TTGCAGGCGGCAGCTGAACGGTATCCACGATACGGTTTTCCGAAGCTTTTTCAGGTTCTGCGGCGGCAGGGATACATGTGGAATCACAAAAGGATCCACCGTATTTATTGTCTGCTGAAGCTGGATTTTCGCCGTAAGGGCAAACAACGGCTGCCGGTGCGTAACCCCTCGCCACTGGCCACGCCGGAAGCGCTGAACCAGAGCTGGTCTGTCGATTTTATGCATGATGCCCTGGTCTGTGGCCGTCGTTTTCGCACGTTCAATGTCGTTGATGACTTTAACCGTGAGGCATTGTCGATTGAAATCGATCTGAATCTGCCAGCCTTGCGCGTGGTCCGTGTACTCGACAGGATCGCGGCAAATCGCGGCTATCCGGTCATGCTACGCATGGATAATGGTCCGGAATTTATCTCACTTGCACTGGCTGAATGGGCAGAGCAACATGCAGTAAAACTGGAATTTATTTAG
- a CDS encoding putative transposase: protein MRKARFTEHQIIAVIKSVEAGRTVKDACREAGISEATYYNWKSRYGGMEPSDIKKIKDLEDENRRLKQMFADLSLENRALKDVIEKKL, encoded by the coding sequence ATGCGTAAAGCCCGTTTTACCGAGCATCAGATCATTGCCGTAATTAAATCGGTTGAAGCCGGACGAACCGTTAAAGATGCCTGCCGGGAGGCCGGTATATCTGAAGCCACCTACTATAACTGGAAGTCCAGATACGGCGGCATGGAACCTTCTGATATTAAAAAGATAAAAGATCTTGAGGACGAGAACCGACGCCTCAAACAGATGTTTGCCGACCTGAGCCTTGAGAACCGGGCGCTGAAAGACGTTATCGAAAAAAAGCTTTAA
- a CDS encoding putative cytoplasmic protein — MSLYFFNNVPAEYLDKFCAVRDAFSNLENLLVTAEILNTCHESWNKETKDFDLLISTGTHKRILVKKTDGFFTMNLPFQVIEYESNICFNYDAYALPVNAEFISRCRNVIATCGNGSFSYEAIAVELCDNFDRDIQQAINYCDAISSLLLVDHGYFRFDDDLKNARGKVHPRYHFDFFCNNSTNVKIGSNIRIGDTFFLDLFDVSKDRPYLT, encoded by the coding sequence ATGAGCCTTTACTTTTTCAATAACGTGCCAGCAGAATATCTTGACAAGTTTTGTGCTGTAAGGGATGCATTTTCTAACCTAGAAAATCTGCTTGTTACCGCAGAGATATTAAACACATGTCATGAGTCCTGGAATAAAGAAACAAAGGATTTCGATTTATTAATAAGCACAGGTACACATAAGCGTATATTGGTAAAAAAAACAGATGGTTTTTTTACTATGAACTTACCTTTTCAGGTAATCGAGTATGAAAGCAATATCTGCTTTAATTATGATGCTTATGCTCTTCCTGTTAATGCTGAATTTATTTCCCGATGCAGAAATGTAATTGCTACTTGCGGTAATGGCTCCTTTTCTTACGAGGCCATTGCTGTAGAATTATGTGATAACTTTGATAGAGATATTCAGCAGGCAATAAATTATTGTGATGCAATTTCTTCATTGCTTTTAGTTGATCACGGATACTTCAGATTTGACGATGATCTTAAAAATGCTAGGGGTAAAGTGCATCCAAGATATCACTTTGATTTCTTCTGCAACAACTCTACTAATGTAAAGATTGGTTCTAATATTCGGATAGGCGATACATTTTTCTTGGACTTGTTTGATGTCAGTAAAGATCGGCCATATCTGACCTGA
- a CDS encoding putative superfamily I DNA and RNA helicase has translation MSNYCFYSQDALALAQSAGVDVIINSYAEQHKKQTYILCRPLSNEDVKYDYDRAIAVFSSGIKPFFIDFGDDDDLFEEYQEDFLEDVSYLAEKFKYRDKIGRKKSWQILFESLSRNDIDFKKLEVETKESRVIDLIISLIVGSINDTSRINLEANNLLDTIKSKIILFDTDQTKFVFQSGFGKKSVIQGLAGSGKTELLLHKLKEIYSKNPDSRIAFTCFNKILASTMRTRIPEFFDFMRVEKQIEWGTKLFCFNSWGLTKEPFSGMYRYICHYYEIPFGGFGNGDFDALCKKAIADINNSGRADKKALDYVFIDESQDFPQSFIDLCEMVTSKKLYVAGDVFQNIFMPISDNVNRADIVLKKCYRTDPKNLMFSHALGMGLYEEPVLRWLKEPEWDSCGYKYKKVGDRVHLSRDPLRRFEDIPKNHKSTAVHLLEGTDNGPDKIVDIIIDIKERNPSLEQGDIAVIFLDAGGYIYEYIHSLKSKVKQQLGWDSNISHETKSKQDGKLFISNINNAKGLEFPFVICFAMKLVKRANFRNALYTMMARSFLESHLVLNNDNENPAIPTILEGLNFLNENNYMDVRLPSDEEIQSQKDFIVLDESVSISQMVKSYCADKKSTPRLIAKITDRVERIIAEDDDADGEYIKGLIEIEYERNKKL, from the coding sequence ATGTCCAACTACTGCTTTTACTCTCAGGATGCATTAGCTCTGGCTCAAAGTGCTGGTGTTGATGTAATAATAAACAGCTATGCTGAGCAGCATAAAAAACAAACATATATTCTTTGCAGACCTCTATCTAATGAGGATGTAAAGTATGATTATGACCGAGCGATTGCAGTATTTTCTTCTGGTATAAAACCTTTTTTTATAGATTTTGGGGATGACGATGATCTTTTTGAGGAGTATCAGGAAGATTTTCTCGAAGATGTTTCTTATTTAGCGGAGAAATTCAAGTATCGAGATAAGATCGGCAGGAAAAAATCGTGGCAAATTTTATTTGAATCGCTTTCTCGTAATGATATCGATTTCAAAAAACTGGAAGTCGAAACTAAAGAAAGTAGGGTGATTGATTTAATTATCTCACTTATTGTTGGTAGTATTAACGACACATCAAGAATTAACCTTGAAGCAAATAATTTATTAGATACAATAAAATCCAAAATTATTTTATTTGATACGGATCAAACAAAGTTTGTCTTCCAGAGTGGCTTTGGAAAAAAGAGTGTAATACAAGGATTAGCTGGTTCAGGTAAAACTGAATTACTTTTACACAAATTAAAAGAGATTTATTCAAAAAACCCTGATTCTAGAATTGCATTTACTTGCTTTAATAAAATTCTCGCTTCCACAATGAGAACCAGAATCCCTGAGTTTTTCGATTTTATGCGAGTCGAAAAACAGATAGAATGGGGTACAAAACTTTTTTGCTTCAACTCTTGGGGTTTGACTAAAGAACCTTTTTCTGGAATGTACAGATATATATGCCATTATTACGAAATTCCATTTGGGGGATTTGGTAATGGCGATTTTGATGCCCTATGTAAGAAAGCCATTGCAGATATAAATAATAGTGGGAGAGCTGATAAAAAGGCACTTGATTACGTATTTATCGACGAAAGTCAAGACTTCCCACAAAGCTTCATTGATCTCTGTGAAATGGTTACTTCTAAAAAATTATATGTAGCAGGTGACGTTTTCCAAAATATTTTCATGCCGATTAGCGATAACGTGAATCGAGCAGATATCGTTCTTAAAAAATGCTACCGCACAGATCCTAAGAATTTGATGTTTTCTCATGCCTTAGGAATGGGACTCTACGAGGAACCTGTTCTGCGTTGGTTAAAAGAGCCTGAATGGGATTCTTGTGGGTATAAATATAAAAAAGTAGGAGATAGAGTCCATTTATCAAGAGACCCTTTGAGGCGTTTTGAAGATATTCCCAAAAATCATAAAAGTACTGCTGTTCATTTGTTAGAAGGAACAGATAATGGGCCAGATAAAATAGTTGATATTATAATCGATATTAAGGAACGCAATCCATCTTTAGAGCAAGGAGATATTGCTGTTATTTTTCTTGACGCCGGTGGTTATATTTATGAGTACATTCATTCGCTAAAATCAAAAGTAAAACAACAGCTTGGGTGGGATTCAAATATCTCACATGAAACAAAATCAAAGCAAGATGGTAAACTTTTTATTTCTAATATAAATAATGCAAAAGGTCTTGAATTTCCATTTGTTATTTGTTTTGCCATGAAACTGGTGAAGAGAGCTAATTTTCGAAATGCACTCTACACTATGATGGCGAGGTCATTTTTAGAAAGTCACTTAGTTTTAAATAATGATAATGAAAATCCGGCAATCCCTACAATTCTCGAAGGTCTGAACTTTCTCAATGAAAACAACTACATGGATGTAAGGCTTCCTTCAGATGAAGAAATACAAAGTCAAAAAGATTTTATTGTTCTAGATGAGTCGGTTTCAATTTCTCAGATGGTTAAAAGTTATTGCGCAGACAAGAAGTCTACACCTCGACTAATAGCAAAAATAACTGATCGAGTCGAAAGGATAATTGCGGAAGATGATGATGCTGACGGGGAATACATTAAAGGCTTGATTGAAATAGAATATGAAAGGAACAAAAAACTATGA
- a CDS encoding putative transposase (similar to E. coli orf, hypothetical protein (AAC75149.1); Blastp hit to AAC75149.1 (102 aa), 85% identity in aa 4 - 102) — protein sequence MTKPALTTKKPRKQHTPEFRQEALKLAKRIGVAAAARELSLYKSQLHNWRSKQQNQLSSSEREQEMSAEIARLKRQLAERDEELAILQKAATYFAKRLK from the coding sequence ATGACAAAACCAGCATTAACCACCAAAAAGCCACGCAAGCAGCACACGCCTGAATTTCGTCAGGAAGCCCTGAAACTGGCTAAGCGCATTGGTGTTGCCGCTGCAGCCCGTGAGCTCAGCCTGTATAAATCACAGCTCCACAACTGGCGAAGCAAACAGCAAAATCAGCTCTCTTCTTCTGAACGCGAGCAGGAGATGTCCGCTGAGATCGCCCGTCTGAAACGTCAACTGGCAGAACGGGATGAGGAACTGGCCATTCTCCAGAAGGCCGCGACATACTTCGCGAAGCGCCTGAAATGA
- a CDS encoding putative transposase (similar to E. coli IS3 putative transposase (AAC75150.1); Blastp hit to AAC75150.1 (288 aa), 84% identity in aa 1 - 288), translated as MKYVFIEKHQAEFNIKAMCRVFQVARSGWYVWHQRRHQINRRQRFRLVCDNVVREAFSDAKQRYGAPRLTDELRAQGYQFNVKTVAASLRRQGLRAKASRRFRPVSYRKHGLPVSENLLKQDFYASGPNQKWVGDITYLRTGEGWLYLAVVIDLWPRSVIGWSMSSRMTAQLACNALQMALWQRKCPENVIVHTDRGGQYCSTDYQSLLKRHNLRGSMSARGCCYDNACAESFFHTLRVECIHGEDFVSREIMRTAVFNYSECDYNRWRRHSACGGLSPEQFENQNLA; from the coding sequence ATGAAGTATGTCTTCATCGAAAAACATCAGGCTGAGTTCAATATCAAAGCCATGTGCCGTGTATTTCAGGTTGCCCGTAGCGGCTGGTACGTCTGGCATCAGCGTCGTCATCAGATAAACCGGCGTCAGCGGTTCCGCCTTGTCTGTGATAACGTCGTCCGGGAAGCATTCAGTGACGCAAAACAACGCTATGGTGCGCCACGCCTGACGGATGAGCTTCGTGCTCAGGGTTACCAGTTCAACGTGAAAACCGTGGCGGCCAGCCTGCGTCGGCAGGGGCTGCGGGCGAAAGCCTCGCGCCGGTTCCGTCCGGTCAGTTACCGCAAACATGGTCTGCCAGTCTCAGAGAATCTGCTGAAGCAGGACTTTTACGCCAGCGGCCCGAATCAGAAGTGGGTGGGTGACATCACGTATCTTCGCACTGGTGAAGGCTGGCTTTATCTGGCCGTGGTTATCGATCTGTGGCCGCGGTCAGTCATTGGCTGGTCGATGTCCTCGCGGATGACAGCACAGCTTGCCTGCAATGCGTTACAGATGGCGCTGTGGCAGCGTAAATGTCCGGAAAATGTCATCGTGCATACAGACAGAGGCGGTCAGTACTGTTCAACGGATTACCAGAGCTTACTGAAACGCCATAATCTGCGGGGAAGTATGAGCGCCAGAGGTTGTTGTTACGACAATGCCTGTGCGGAAAGCTTCTTCCATACGCTGAGGGTGGAATGTATCCACGGAGAGGACTTTGTCAGCCGGGAAATAATGCGGACAGCAGTGTTTAATTATAGTGAGTGTGATTACAATCGGTGGCGTCGTCACAGTGCCTGTGGCGGTCTCAGTCCGGAACAATTTGAAAACCAGAACCTCGCTTAG
- the fljA gene encoding repressor of fliC (flagellar synthesis; repressor of phase-1 flagellin gene. (SW:FLJA_SALTY)), which yields MECMAVNDISYGREAEIWPRDYSMLARRVQFLRFNDIPVRLVSNNARIITGYIAKFNPKENLILASDKPKGNKRIEVKLESLAILEELSGNDAFNLSLVPADGFNLQQYTPSRRDYFSICNKCYKQGVGIKIYMKYGQVLTGKTTGVNACQVGVRTSNGNHMQVMFDWVSRITSSDYAE from the coding sequence ATGGAATGTATGGCTGTAAATGATATTTCCTACGGGCGAGAAGCTGAAATATGGCCGCGGGATTATTCTATGCTTGCTCGTCGAGTTCAATTTCTACGTTTTAATGATATCCCTGTTCGATTGGTGAGTAATAATGCCCGGATAATCACAGGCTACATTGCGAAGTTTAATCCGAAGGAAAATTTGATTCTGGCTTCGGATAAACCTAAAGGAAATAAGCGCATTGAAGTTAAACTAGAGTCTCTGGCAATTCTTGAAGAATTATCAGGTAATGACGCTTTTAATCTTTCGCTGGTGCCGGCTGACGGATTTAATCTTCAGCAATATACTCCATCAAGAAGAGATTATTTCTCGATTTGCAATAAGTGCTATAAACAGGGAGTCGGTATCAAAATCTATATGAAGTATGGACAGGTTTTGACTGGCAAAACGACAGGCGTAAATGCGTGTCAGGTTGGTGTGAGGACATCCAATGGCAATCATATGCAAGTTATGTTTGACTGGGTGAGCAGGATCACGTCTTCGGACTACGCTGAATAA